A single region of the Nicotiana sylvestris chromosome 6, ASM39365v2, whole genome shotgun sequence genome encodes:
- the LOC138870513 gene encoding uncharacterized protein — protein MRATETEGVELATYRLKRVAYSWFELWEDSREEGSPLARWSEFAYAYIDHFLPAETRAAHAVEFENLKQGSRSVWEYHMEFARMSTYAIHMFPTMEDMVRRFVQGLNPFTINEAFTAALNSDMNYGKMVAFAQAIKNCKLKNIMEREGNSKARSTGNMGESLGGGRSAFKGGSSGPSQSVTQSSASAPPAGPNQQQWSRFGPGQGNRGSYQQVYALIDPSSTLSYVTPFVAMEFGIEPDQLHEPFSVSTPVGESITTARDYRGCVVTVRGRNTTADLIELGIVDFDVIMGIDWLYSCFAKLDCRTRTMRLEFPNEPVAKWKGDNVVPKGRVISYLKAAKMIKKGCIYHLVQVTDTNAEAPRLESVSVVNEFPDVFPAELPGIPPDSEIDFGIDVMPDMQPISIPPYRMAPIELKELKEQLKDLLEKGFIRSSVSPWGTPVLIVRKKYGSLRMCIDY, from the exons atgcgtgcaactgagacagagggagtagagttggctACCTATCGTCTTAAAAGGGTGGCCTATTcgtggtttgagttgtgggaagatTCCCGTGAGGAGGGGAGCCCTCTGGCAAGGTGGAGCGAGTTTGCCTACGCCTATATAGATCATTTTCTGCCTGCTGAGACAAGGGCAGCCCATGCAGtagagtttgaaaatttgaagcaaGGTAGCCggagtgtgtgggagtaccacatggagtttgctcgcATGTCCACGTATGCCATTCATATGTTTCCCACAATGGAGGACATGGtacgccggtttgttcagggccttAATCCTTTTACTATTAATGAGGCTTTTACGGCTGCGTTGAATTCTGACATGAATTATGGAAAGATGGTAGCATTTGCTCAGGCCATAAAGAACTGTAAACTAAAGAACataatggagagagagggtaacagTAAGGCCCGGTCTACGGGAAACATGGGAGAATCATTAGGTGGCGGAAGATCAGCTTTCAAGGGAGGATCATCAGGGCCGTCCCAGTCGGTTACACAGTCTTCAGCCAGTGCACCGCCAGCAGGGCCCAACCAGCAGCAGTGGAGTCGTTTTGGGCCCGGTCAGGGCAACAGGGGATCCTATCAGCAGG tgtatgcacttattgaccctagttccaccttgtcctatgttacaccttttgttgctatggaatttgggatagaacctGATCAGCTTCATGAGCCATTTTCGGTGTCTACTCCAGTTGGTGAGTCAATTACGACTGCTCGAGATTATAGAGGTTGTGTTGTTACGGTGCGGGGTAGAAATACCACAGCCGATCTTATTGAATTAGGGATTgtcgattttgatgtaataatgggaatagattggctttattcatgctttgccaaacttgattgtcgTACTAGAACcatgaggcttgaatttcctaatgagcccgttgctaaatggaagggagataatgtagtgcctaaaGGCCGggttatttcttaccttaaggccgcgaagatgatcaagaaggggtgtatctatcatttagttcAGGTTACAGACACCAATGCCGAGGCGCCTAGACTGGAGTCCGTGtcagttgtgaatgaatttccggATGTCTTTCCAGCTGAACTCCCTGGGATTCCACCAGACAgtgagattgattttgggatcgatgtaATGCCAGACATgcagcctatatcaattccaccttacagaatggcaccgatagaattgaaagagctaaaggaacaattgaaggatcttctagagaagggtttcatccggtcgagtgtgtcaccgtggggcaCACCAGTATTGATTGTAAGGAAGAAATATGGCTCGctacgaatgtgtattgactactga